One part of the Vitis riparia cultivar Riparia Gloire de Montpellier isolate 1030 chromosome 15, EGFV_Vit.rip_1.0, whole genome shotgun sequence genome encodes these proteins:
- the LOC117932057 gene encoding uncharacterized protein LOC117932057 yields MSGHTILRITHQKTLHDYRRLFKWANKYSMLEDDVCAATQQILVTGQPTRNDATRNSKPPSQQRSPNCRQGEQSQSEPPPLPPLTVSYEKLLAMIYELSNFRWPEPLKADPTKRDHNRKYACHKEHGHTTKQCMSLHYLVEKLIRVGHLKQYIRSRAKGGETSRSQAFGAPSAPITPNAVINYIHSGHLDEEYNSKRKRQRLLQAASVRKHINSIRPGLTSGSSHPIDGTIIFPPVDPIRILQPHRDALILSLGIGDFDVRLILVYPGSSVDLLQVSVIKQMGLMSCILENSGRILSGFNRAATTSLEDVVLLVQASPVILNIQFSVVEDLSPFNAILGRT; encoded by the coding sequence ATGTCCGGGCACACCATTCTTCGAATCACTCACCAAAAAACCCTCCACGACTATAGACGACTGTTCAAGTGGGCGAACAAATATTCAATGCTGGAAGATGATGTATGTGCAGCTACCCAACAGATCCTGGTTACCGGACAGCCGACTAGGAACGATGCGACAAGAAACTCCAAACCTCCGAGCCAACAGAGGTCGCCCAACTGCAGACAAGGTGAGCAAAGTCAGTCAGAGCCGCCACCGCTTCCACCCCTTACCGTGTCATATGAGAAGCTTCTTGCAATGATCTACGAGCTGTCCAATTTTAGATGGCCCGAACCCCTCAAAGCGGACCCAACCAAGAGAGATCACAATAGGAAATATGCTTGTCATAAAGAGCATGGACATACTACGAAGCAGTGTATGAGTCTCCATTACTTAGTGGAAAAGCTCATAAGAGTAGGACACCTAAAGCAGTACATCCGCTCAAGAGCCAAAGGAGGAGAGACTTCCCGGAGTCAAGCCTTCGGAGCCCCCTCAGCTCCGATCACCCCTAATGCTGTAATTAACTACATTCATAGTGGACACCTGGACGAAGAGTACAATTCCAAGCGAAAGAGGCAAAGGCTCCTACAGGCTGCTTCGGTACGCAAACATATCAACTCCATCCGGCCTGGATTAACTAGCGGGAGCTCCCACCCAATAGATGGGACAATCATTTTTCCTCCAGTAGACCCCATACGAATATTGCAACCACACCGAGACGCCCTTATCCTGTCCCTTGGGATTGGAGACTTCGACGTAAGGCTGATTTTGGTCTACCCGGGCAGCTCAGTCGACCTCTTGCAGGTATCAGTAATCAAACAAATGGGACTCATGTCCTGTATCTTGGAGAACTCGGGGCGAATTTTGTCAGGATTCAATAGAGCTGCAACAACCTCCCTTGAAGACGTTGTGTTACTGGTCCAAGCAAGCCCAGTCATCCTCAACATACAATTCTCAGTGGTGGAAGATTTATCCCCCTTCAACGCCATTTTGGGGCGCACCTAG